CGCTTGGTGTGCGCGGGCACGACCACGAACTCGTCGAGTTCATCTACGAGGGCATCGACGAAACCCTGAGGGACCAGATCGGGCACCTTCCGGAGGGGCGTGGCGTCCTGGGCGTGCTGATCGACGAGCCCAAACCCATTCGGCTGGAGAATATTTCGCATCACTCGGCGTCGGTGGGCTTTCCGCCGCATCATCCGCCGATGCGCACTTTCCTCGGGGTTCCGGTGCGCATCCGCGACGAGGTGTTCGGCAACCTTTATCTGACTGACAAGGTCGACGGGCTGCCGTTCAGCGAGGACGACGAAGTGCTGGTGCAGGCGCTCGCCGCTGCGGCCGGTATCGCGATCGACAACGCCCGCCTCTACGAACAGGCCAAGGCCCGGCAGTCCTGGATCGAGGCGACCCGCGATATCAGCACCGAACTCCTCTCCGGCACCGACCCGGCGACGGTTTTCCGGATGATCGCCGACGAGACCCTGCAGCTGAGCGGCGCGGAACTGACCTTGGTCGCGGTCCCGGCCAATCTCGGCGCGCCGACCGAGGAGGTCGACGAACTGGTGGTGGCGGCGACGGCGGGGACCACACCGCAGCGTCCGGTGCGCGCAGTGCCCACCGAGGGCACCGCGATCGGGGCGGCCTTCCTGCGCCGCACGCCTGGCCGGTTCGACAGCCTCGAACTGGCGCCGGACATCAGCGCGACCGGTCCCGCGCTGGTGCTACCGCTGCGCGCGTCGGACGCGGTCGCCGGCGTCCTGGTGGCTGTGCGGCCGAATGAGAGCCCCCCGTTCACCGTCGACGAACTCGACATGATGGCGGCGTTCGCCGACCAGGCCGCGTTGGCGTGGCAGCTGGCCACCACGCAGCGGCGGATGCGCGAACTCGACGTGATCAGCGACCGCGACCGGATCGCGCGAGACCTGCACGACCATGTCATCCAACGGCTCTTCGCGGTGGGACTGGCACTGCAGGGCACCATCCCCCGTGCCCGCGAATCCGAGGTGCAGCAGCGGCTCACGAACTGTGTCGACGACCTGCAGAGCGTCATCCAGGAGATCCGCACCGCGATCTTCGACCTGCACGGGGGCGGCGCGGGGATCACGCGGTTGCGGCAGCGTCTCGAGGAGGCCGTCGCGCAGTTCGCCGGCTCGGAGCTGCGGACGACGGTGCAGTTCTCCGGCCCGCTGTCGGTCATCGATGCGCCGCTGGCCGACCATGCGGAAGCCGTTGTGCGCGAAGCGGTCAGCAATGCCGTGCGGCACGCGCAGGCGACCACCGTCGCGGTCGACGTGACCGTGGGCGACGACCTGTGCATCGAGGTCGTCGACGACGGCTGCGGGATCGGCCGCGACGTCACCCGCAGCGGACTCACCAATCTCGGCCGACGTGCCGACGACGTCGGCGGGGAATTCTCGGTCGAGGCCGCGCCGTCGGGAGGCACCCGGTTGTTCTGGCGGGCACCGCTGCCCTGAGTTCAGGACCTGCCGGCGTCGACGGCTCCGCAGTACTGCGGGACGCTGCGCCGACGGAACCGGCGTCCGGTCATCGTCTCGGTGCGGATCCGCACGAAGTGATCACGCCGCCCGTCTACCCACGGCTCGACGAAAGTCCCTGACAACTCGACGAGTTCGTCGATCTCGGTGATCGGTTCGGCGTGCCCGACGACGGTCACACTCCAGCCGTCCCGCAGATCCGGGTCCAGCTCGTCGGCCTCGAACGCGACGACCTGATGATTGGTGGCGGCGGCCAGTTTCGGCCCGCCAGCGACCCGGATCACGAGGTCATCGCGCCACAGCCGGAAGTTGACCGGCTGCACCGCGGGCAGGGCGTCCTCGGTGAACACCAGCCGGCCCACCCGCACGTGCTGCAGCAGGTCCAGACATTGTCT
The window above is part of the Mycolicibacterium rutilum genome. Proteins encoded here:
- a CDS encoding sensor histidine kinase, which codes for MTQSIDSGDEFSARPLRDTLSQLRLRELLVEVQDRVEQIVEGGNRLDGLVDAMLVVTSGLELDQTLKTIVHTAIELVDARYGALGVRGHDHELVEFIYEGIDETLRDQIGHLPEGRGVLGVLIDEPKPIRLENISHHSASVGFPPHHPPMRTFLGVPVRIRDEVFGNLYLTDKVDGLPFSEDDEVLVQALAAAAGIAIDNARLYEQAKARQSWIEATRDISTELLSGTDPATVFRMIADETLQLSGAELTLVAVPANLGAPTEEVDELVVAATAGTTPQRPVRAVPTEGTAIGAAFLRRTPGRFDSLELAPDISATGPALVLPLRASDAVAGVLVAVRPNESPPFTVDELDMMAAFADQAALAWQLATTQRRMRELDVISDRDRIARDLHDHVIQRLFAVGLALQGTIPRARESEVQQRLTNCVDDLQSVIQEIRTAIFDLHGGGAGITRLRQRLEEAVAQFAGSELRTTVQFSGPLSVIDAPLADHAEAVVREAVSNAVRHAQATTVAVDVTVGDDLCIEVVDDGCGIGRDVTRSGLTNLGRRADDVGGEFSVEAAPSGGTRLFWRAPLP
- a CDS encoding pyridoxamine 5'-phosphate oxidase family protein, with translation MTKGRALETLNRRQCLDLLQHVRVGRLVFTEDALPAVQPVNFRLWRDDLVIRVAGGPKLAAATNHQVVAFEADELDPDLRDGWSVTVVGHAEPITEIDELVELSGTFVEPWVDGRRDHFVRIRTETMTGRRFRRRSVPQYCGAVDAGRS